From the genome of Streptomyces sp. V1I1, one region includes:
- a CDS encoding ABC transporter permease, translating to MNSLSTAVAAPKSAPRAPARARLTDPVVGVWLAALAVTLLGWIVVAADGGDFLTLTNIVAILQNCVALGLVAVGQSAVILTGSLDLSVAYLISLGTLVAAETMQRGGIVTAVLAVLALSAGVGLANGLIVTGLKVNAFITTLGVAFILRGWIEDNYTGPAGKVPASFQHLGYDRIGPVPVSLFLLAAVAVAMWLITRRTRLGHHMYATGGDEHAARLSGVRTRRTVVVAHILCSLCVGAAALFLAARLGAGAPWAGTEARYDLESIAAVVLGGTALAGGRGGVAGTLGGVLVLAVLDSVFNQLSVDPFFKNVVRGVVIIAAVALYARRSARRPA from the coding sequence GTGAACTCGCTCAGTACGGCCGTCGCCGCGCCGAAGTCGGCCCCCCGTGCCCCCGCGCGGGCCCGGCTCACCGACCCCGTCGTCGGTGTGTGGCTCGCCGCGCTCGCCGTCACTCTCCTCGGCTGGATCGTCGTCGCCGCCGACGGCGGGGACTTCCTCACCCTCACCAACATCGTCGCGATCCTGCAGAACTGCGTCGCACTCGGCCTGGTGGCTGTCGGTCAGTCCGCCGTCATTCTCACCGGCTCCCTCGACCTGTCCGTCGCCTACCTGATCAGCCTCGGCACGCTCGTCGCCGCCGAGACGATGCAGCGAGGCGGCATCGTCACCGCCGTGCTCGCCGTCCTCGCGCTCAGCGCGGGCGTCGGGCTCGCCAACGGCCTCATCGTCACCGGACTGAAGGTCAACGCCTTCATCACCACCCTCGGCGTCGCCTTCATCCTGCGCGGCTGGATCGAGGACAACTACACAGGACCGGCCGGCAAGGTCCCCGCCTCCTTCCAGCACCTCGGCTACGACCGCATCGGCCCCGTCCCTGTCTCCCTCTTCCTGCTCGCCGCCGTGGCCGTCGCCATGTGGCTGATCACCCGCCGCACCCGCCTCGGCCACCATATGTACGCCACAGGGGGCGACGAACACGCCGCGCGCCTCTCCGGCGTACGCACCCGCCGCACCGTTGTCGTCGCGCACATCCTGTGTTCGCTGTGCGTCGGCGCGGCCGCCCTCTTCCTCGCCGCAAGGCTCGGCGCCGGAGCGCCCTGGGCGGGCACCGAAGCGCGCTACGACCTCGAGTCGATCGCCGCTGTCGTCCTCGGCGGCACCGCGCTCGCGGGCGGTCGCGGGGGAGTGGCCGGCACCCTCGGCGGCGTCCTTGTCCTTGCCGTGCTCGACAGCGTCTTCAACCAGCTCTCCGTCGACCCGTTCTTCAAGAACGTCGTACGCGGCGTCGTCATCATCGCGGCCGTCGCACTGTACGCGCGGCGTTCGGCAAGGAGGCCCGCATGA